GGTAGCCGGTCTTTCCCGCGGAGCGCACGTGAACGCTGCCGTCGTAGCAGCCGAAGGCGTAGTCGTCGTTTTTCGCGACGGCTATGGAATCCACCCAGCTGTCGGTCTTCTCGCGGGTTATCTCCGCGAGCGTCCTGCCGTCGTAGACGTAGAAATAATTGCAGTCGCTGCTGTTTGAATTCTCCGGCGTTCCGCCGGCGTAGCAGCGCGAGCCGTCATAGTTGAGCGCGACGACGGGGTAACGTCCGGAGAAGCCGCCGTTGACCGCGTTGCCGAAGTCCGCGTCCGTCACGGTCAGCTTGCGGTATCTGCCGAAAACGTACCTGCTCCCGTCGCCGGAGATCGCGTCGCTCATCACCCAGTATCCGCCGGAGCTCAATCTCGCGGCGGGAGCCAGCGCCGTGTTGCCGCCGTTATAAAGCATAACGTCCGCGGCGGCGTTGCCGTAAAGCAGCACTCCGCGTTCCGTGTCGACGGCGCAGGGGTTGGCGGGCGACCAGATCTTGTTGAAGCAGTCCGCCTCCGTCTTTTCCGCGGCGAAGGGCAGTTCGCTCTGCGGCGCGTACGCGGCGTCCTTGTAGTAGCGGACGTAATCTATATAATACTTCGTTTCCTGCGTCACGTTCGGCGGGAGCTCGTAGTTGCCGGGCCCGTCGATGCCGGTGTTGAGCCGGATATACATCGGGTTTTTCTGCAGCGCGTTTTTCAGCGCGTCGGAGTCGACGTTTATCGTCAGATAGAGCACGTCGTCAAAGTACCATCTTATCTGATCCGCCTCCCATTCGATCGCGTAGACGTGGAAGTCGTCCGTCAGCTTTTCGTTGCTTATCAGTATCGTTCCGTCGGTCCAGCCGCCGATCTCGGCGTGATAGCCGTTTCCGTCGGCGTAATGGAAGGTGGCGAAGGAACGGCGGTGTCCGAGCCAGTCGTTTTCTTCGTCGAGCGCGATGAACTCCATAATATCGATCTCGGCGCAGTAGGGCCAGTTATCCTTGTCGCCCATCAGCCAGAAGGCGGGCCAGACCTTGTAGCCGTCCGGCAGCTTCGCGCTCATCTCTATCCTGCCGAAGGAAACGTGAAGCTTATCCTCGGTGGTGATCTGCGCGGCGGTGGAAGGCATACCGTTGTAATTCTCGACAACGGTCTTCAGCACGAGGCAGCCGTCCTCGAAGCATATATTGTTGTCGTCGTCGCGGTAGTAGTAGGGATCGGTCGGGTCGTTGTTCTTGCCGGTCATCGGGAACCATACTCCACGGTTGAGCGCGCCGTCGTTGAATTCGTCGCTCCACGCGAGCGACCAGTCGGGCCCGCCTGCGGAAACGACGTCGAAGTATCTTATCAGCGCGTTGGTCTCCGTCAGCTTCGGCGTGTCGCCGGTATAGGTCAGCGCGACGCGCGAAGCGCCGTTATAGTAGAATGAAAAGCCCTTCGCCTTTGAATAGCTGACCGACCAGAGCTGGCCCGAATCGGTCAGATCCGGACAGGCGGCGCTGAAGGACGCGTTTCCGGAATCGCTGCTTCGCAGCAGCGCGAGGGCGTGGTTTTTGTTTATAAGTCTTATCTGATTCGGATTGGTCGGGTCGGCGCAGAGCTGCCAGAGCTGCGCGTCGTCGCCCTGAACGCTCTCGGAAAAGGTTAGGAAAGCGTCCGCCCGCGAGGGCTTGGATACCATCGTGAGCGCGGAGGAGGTACCGCGTTTGAGCAGTTTGTAATATTCCGCGCTGTTGAAACGCGGCGCGGCCGCCGGCGTTTCCGAGTATTCGCGCGCCGCGCCTTCGGCGGAGCCGGATACGGCGTGCAGGTCGGAGAAGGAAACGAGCGAAGCGCCGGTGAAGGTCAGGGATATATAGTTCAGCGTGCCGTCAAGCGGCGGCGCGCCGAAACGGTCGAAGGGGAAGAGGTAATACCTTTCGCCCTCGGTCACGGTAATATCCGAGAGGGTGAAAACGCAGTCCTCCGCGCTGCCGCGCCTGCCGATCTCGAGGTCGAGCGAGGCGTCGGCGTCGGCGCTTATCTT
The nucleotide sequence above comes from Clostridia bacterium. Encoded proteins:
- a CDS encoding family 16 glycosylhydrolase; translation: SLDDAIAAAGRELYGMYTAQSGNLLRDCYDKAQAVIQSGRTDNGEAAAIYAAIDALAPLEHYTREPQLGFEGLTDADIRSMPLRRGSVSVSDGVVTLSGSGTLRYANAASEGVSGPSPFGVPCQTADGFALKISADADASLDLEIGRRGSAEDCVFTLSDITVTEGERYYLFPFDRFGAPPLDGTLNYISLTFTGASLVSFSDLHAVSGSAEGAAREYSETPAAAPRFNSAEYYKLLKRGTSSALTMVSKPSRADAFLTFSESVQGDDAQLWQLCADPTNPNQIRLINKNHALALLRSSDSGNASFSAACPDLTDSGQLWSVSYSKAKGFSFYYNGASRVALTYTGDTPKLTETNALIRYFDVVSAGGPDWSLAWSDEFNDGALNRGVWFPMTGKNNDPTDPYYYRDDDNNICFEDGCLVLKTVVENYNGMPSTAAQITTEDKLHVSFGRIEMSAKLPDGYKVWPAFWLMGDKDNWPYCAEIDIMEFIALDEENDWLGHRRSFATFHYADGNGYHAEIGGWTDGTILISNEKLTDDFHVYAIEWEADQIRWYFDDVLYLTINVDSDALKNALQKNPMYIRLNTGIDGPGNYELPPNVTQETKYYIDYVRYYKDAAYAPQSELPFAAEKTEADCFNKIWSPANPCAVDTERGVLLYGNAAADVMLYNGGNTALAPAARLSSGGYWVMSDAISGDGSRYVFGRYRKLTVTDADFGNAVNGGFSGRYPVVALNYDGSRCYAGGTPENSNSSDCNYFYVYDGRTLAEITREKTDSWVDSIAVAKNDDYAFGCYDGSVHVRSAGKTGYRVFTVGGRISALAFSPDGKRLYAATANGGVYAYDVEAEAVSAFGKAGDEVYQLAVSPDGSLLAAACGDACARIYDTGTGRLAARPFLGRTAVTALAFSPDGAMLALAGIDSKIGVFRARDGLPLALLGEERGACWYNSVVFGADGASVTAVRGVEDFNSAVCSWTLPEGLIPESADCSALEALSFYDETAYTAESYAPYAEALKTANAVKANPYSAQSAIDAAAQAVAEAAEGLVEGGDEPDIMKGDFDGDKQITVNDALSALRIAAKLAPETPEALLIGDIDGDGMISVNDALAILRVAAKLSDSL